One Gemmatimonadota bacterium genomic window carries:
- a CDS encoding PQQ-binding-like beta-propeller repeat protein has protein sequence MRTPTIIALLSLAACGGRSVDWPVYQGSDDHTHYTTLSQISPANVASLKVAWTYDTKDAFDGSEMQSVPVVVDGVLYAMSPKQRAFALDARTGKELWSFDPTGGHFAGPRIRYRGVVVHDGRVYFNYRYRLFSLDAKTGAKAPGWGNDSGWVDLREGLDRPVKGLSVSASTPGGVYKDMLIMGTAVPEALPSAPGDIRAYDVKTGKIRWTFHTIPHPGEFGYDTWPKDTWKIAGGVNAWSGVTIDHKGGRVFFAAGSASYDFYGANRLGDDLFANSIVALDANTGKRLWHFQGLKHDLWDRDFPASPALVTVTRDGQPVEAVVQITKTGHVWVLDRDTGKELFPSEWRQMPKASLDGEVAADSQRFPTIPRPFVRQQLTESELTDRTPEAHAAALKIFKENPTPHPFTPPTLTGTIIFPGVDGGGEYGGPSYDPKTGLLYVNANEMGWVLKMVRRDTVSLFNAYCAECHGPKTTPLAPTLTGVGKKYTRDQLVRVISDGTGRMPGFSQAMDDSMVGEIADFVLTGKPTHRAPKSVPTFMKYRNTTFDIFLDHEGYPGTKPPWGTLNAIDLNSGETKWSIPFGEYPKLAAQGIKNTGTDNYGAAIVTENGLLLIAATTYDNKMHAYDKATGKLLWEYTLPAAANNTPATYMIGGKQYIVVSCGGGKNGAPSGGTYVAFALP, from the coding sequence ATGCGCACTCCCACCATCATCGCCCTCCTGTCCCTCGCCGCCTGCGGTGGCCGCTCCGTCGACTGGCCCGTGTATCAGGGGAGCGACGACCACACGCACTACACCACGCTCTCGCAGATCTCGCCCGCGAACGTCGCGTCGCTCAAGGTCGCGTGGACCTACGATACCAAGGACGCGTTCGACGGCTCGGAGATGCAGTCCGTGCCCGTGGTGGTCGACGGCGTGCTCTATGCGATGTCGCCCAAGCAGCGCGCCTTCGCGCTCGACGCGAGAACGGGCAAAGAACTCTGGAGCTTCGATCCGACGGGCGGGCACTTCGCCGGTCCGCGCATCCGCTACCGCGGCGTCGTAGTGCACGACGGCCGCGTGTACTTCAACTACCGATATCGTCTGTTCTCGCTCGACGCAAAGACCGGAGCGAAAGCGCCGGGCTGGGGGAACGATTCGGGTTGGGTCGATCTCCGCGAGGGGCTCGACCGCCCCGTGAAGGGACTTTCCGTGAGCGCGAGCACGCCGGGTGGCGTGTACAAGGACATGCTGATCATGGGCACGGCGGTGCCCGAGGCGTTGCCGAGCGCGCCCGGTGACATTCGCGCGTACGACGTGAAGACGGGGAAGATCCGGTGGACCTTCCATACGATCCCGCACCCGGGGGAGTTCGGCTACGACACGTGGCCCAAGGACACGTGGAAGATCGCGGGCGGCGTGAATGCGTGGTCGGGCGTGACGATTGACCACAAGGGGGGTCGCGTGTTCTTCGCCGCCGGCTCGGCGTCGTACGACTTCTACGGCGCGAATCGTTTGGGCGACGACCTCTTCGCGAATTCGATCGTTGCGCTCGACGCAAACACCGGCAAGCGGCTCTGGCACTTCCAGGGACTCAAGCACGACCTCTGGGACCGTGATTTCCCGGCGTCACCCGCGCTCGTGACCGTCACGCGCGACGGCCAGCCCGTGGAGGCCGTTGTGCAGATCACCAAGACCGGGCACGTGTGGGTGCTCGATCGTGACACGGGCAAGGAGCTGTTCCCGAGCGAGTGGCGGCAGATGCCCAAGGCGTCACTCGACGGCGAAGTCGCCGCGGACTCGCAGCGGTTCCCCACCATCCCGCGCCCCTTCGTTCGTCAGCAGCTCACGGAGTCGGAGCTCACCGACCGCACGCCCGAGGCGCACGCGGCGGCGCTCAAGATTTTCAAGGAGAATCCGACGCCGCATCCGTTCACGCCGCCGACGCTCACGGGAACGATCATCTTCCCTGGCGTGGACGGCGGAGGCGAATATGGCGGGCCGTCGTACGACCCGAAGACCGGCCTCCTCTACGTGAACGCGAACGAGATGGGGTGGGTGCTGAAGATGGTGCGCCGCGATACCGTCTCGTTGTTCAATGCGTACTGCGCCGAGTGTCACGGACCCAAGACCACGCCGCTCGCGCCGACGCTCACGGGCGTTGGCAAGAAGTACACGCGCGATCAACTGGTGCGGGTGATCAGCGACGGCACGGGACGGATGCCCGGGTTCTCGCAGGCGATGGACGATTCGATGGTCGGCGAGATTGCTGACTTCGTGCTCACGGGCAAGCCGACGCACCGCGCGCCGAAATCGGTGCCAACGTTCATGAAGTACCGCAACACGACGTTCGACATCTTCCTCGATCACGAGGGCTACCCCGGCACGAAGCCGCCCTGGGGGACGCTCAACGCGATCGACCTGAACTCCGGCGAGACGAAGTGGTCGATCCCGTTCGGCGAGTATCCCAAGCTCGCCGCACAGGGAATCAAGAACACCGGCACCGATAACTACGGCGCCGCGATTGTCACGGAGAACGGGCTGTTGCTCATCGCCGCGACGACGTACGACAACAAGATGCACGCGTACGACAAGGCCACGGGAAAACTGCTGTGGGAGTACACCCTGCCGGCAGCGGCGAACAACACGCCTGCTACTTATATGATAGGCGGCAAGCAGTACATCGTGGTCAGCTGCGGCGGCGGGAAGAACGGGGCACCGTCGGGGGGGACGTACGTGGCGTTCGCGTTGCCGTAG